In the Parashewanella tropica genome, GCTTTTCATTAATCGCCATCTTTAATTTCCTCGACTTTCAAAACAAGGTGAATTTTTTGTACGGTTTCACCTTCATCATTTACGACATTGGCAAATGTTGGCTGAAGGTCAATCGTTCCGTCAGTAATCAACTCAAAAATGTCTTTCTCAATCTCGGTGCGAATTTCGCTCAGAGGTGGCTCCGTTTTAATTACACCATCGTCAATCTCATCTTCTAGTAGTTCCGCAACTTCTTCCAATGACTGAATTTGTATATCTCTCACCCCAAAGCGATTTTTCAGGATCTCACGCAGACTCTCAATATTCTCGATTTCATCACGGTTAATGCCATGCACCAGCGTTTCAGCTTTTACACTGCGTAAAACTAAGCCCGGCGTTAATTCTGTAATATAGTGGTATAAGTGCTCAGCATCAGTATGACCCAAGAAATAGCGAAGCGTATCAAGACCCGCAAAACCGCTTCCCCAAAAAAAAGCCATCGCAAAGAAACGTCTCAACTGATGTTGCCGAATATAGTATCGGTAAACCTCGCCATCGCTCATACGAACAACCTTTGTCTGGAAGTAATCCGAGAACGTATCTAACGAGCGATAGTATTGGGCTTTGGTATCGATTGTCATAACGGTCGCTAACCTTTTATCAACTTGAAACAGCAGGCCGTCACTAACTTTCACTGCACCCGAGTTCACCAACCGCTCTCTAAACTGCTGTAGCGTCCATACAAGCTTTGCACCAGATAATATGATGGGGCGTGCCAGCTCTTCACGCTCTTCGCCTTCACCTGACTTAGAATTCTCAAAGACCAGCGAAAAGCTGGTATTTTCATTTTCAGCCAGATAAGGATTTTTATTGGGCACCAAGCAGTCATGCTTAAGCCCGTACAGCTCATTTACTCTTCGAGCCATCATAGCCCCAATAATGATTTGAACACTTCCCAGCAACACTTCATATAGCTCGCCCAAGCCCTCATTAGCTCTGAGTCTTTGAAAATAATCTTCTGGAACCAAGCGGGCGTCCTTTTCATCCGAGATACGCCAGCCCTTAACACCTAATTCTTGCAATTTCGGACTGGTTACACGCTTCGCAGCATTGTTTCTATCAATATATCGTTGACTTCTAGTGCTAGTTATTTTCGGTTGATATTCAAGAAATTGAGCAACCGAATCCAAGATGTCACCAGCATATTTGTAGAAAAACTCAAATGCATTTTTTAACGATTCAAAAACGACATTGGCTGGTAATGTACGATGACGCCCCACCTTTACAACAGAAAGTAACTCTTTAACTCCCTTCCAGTCCAGTTCGGCAACACTTTCAACTGGTACTCCTCCCTCAATTAATGCTAGTGAACGAAATAGCCCCAAATAAAGCCGATACTGCTGTTCCACCATTCCTTCACCTTCTTTTGTTGATGTTGGAACTCTACGATATTCAGTTCCAACCTCACTTGGCATAATCCTTAATTCAGGATAAGTGGGAATAATTATGCTCATTCCTTGTAGGGTGTTTCGCAATATGTTTTTTCTGAAAAGTATGTTGCTAACTCCGCGATCAACAGGGGAACTATGAAGTTTGCAGTAAGCCCCCTGATTTAACAGCCATACTCTTGCCTTCACAATTTGTTCGTAACTTAAAGGTAGACTCTGCACTCTTGGAACATCAACAATTGTAGGGTATTTTTCACGGGCATCAGCTATATCGAACTCTGAAACAGTCTGAATTTGTGTAGCTAAGAAACTGCTAACTTGGTTTGAGAAGTCATAGATTCCATCTACAACGCCACTCTGTATCGTTGTTAGCAGAGATAAGGCGTCGTTTCTGTTAATAAGTGATAAGCCATGCTCAGCAATATTGAAGTGCTTGGCTCTTATCAGTAGCATATCTAAGATGTGTAAACCTTGAATAATCTTCCTTTTCGCAAGACTAGTAGCAAGACTTCGTCCACCACAATATCGAGGATGGTTCAAGGTGCATAACCAATATTTCATTGCATCTAAAGTTTCTCGATGCTTGCCTGAGGTCAGTAACTCACCATCATTTAGCTTAACGTTAAAGTCTATTATTTTTTCTATTTTGCCAAACTTGCACTTCCAAACGGGCTCTTTGAAGTCGTTCTTAAGCCAGCTCGGCTCTCGGGCTGGGTCAATATATGAGGGGACAGCCTTATGAAGAAGCTTGTTGTAAAAGTCGCTACGCTGCTCAAATGACATACTTACCGCTATTTTTTGAGCTTCGACCAACTCTTCCTGCGACATGTTGCCTATCTCTTTTTCTCCGTTATCGACAGCTAATTTAAGCGACATAGACAGCTTCCGCTAATTTATCCTTGGGAAAAGGTTTTTTGCTCGCTTCTTCAAGAGCTCCAACGAGCTCTCTGGAATAGCTTTCACTGGTTTTAATATGAGAAAGAACAAACTTTGATGTTTCATACCACTGGGATGCAACAGATGTAAATCTTTGTGATTCACTGGCATTTTCTACCAAATCTACAAGGGTGCTCATCACTGACAAAACAGGCACAGAGACGGGAATAATTGCTTCGATGCCTATATCGCTGTTGCCTGCACTGCCAGTTTTACACTTGAGTGGCAAGTCGGAAATCTTACCTGCTGCTAAGTATTCTGGCAGAGGTTTTAGCTGATGATGGCGTAGAAAGTCATCAAGTTCTTTTTCGCTAAAATCGACAGCTTCAAACAGGTAGTCACTCTCCTTCATAGCTTCATACACGAGTGCATTCTGAAAAATACGAACCCATCTATCTTGAAAATAGCGCAAAATGGGAGTAGGTAGATAATGGCTCAGCAGCTTTGGTTGATAGCTTTCATGCCCTAACGCTTCACTCATGGCCTTAGTGCTTTTAGTTTTTAGGTAAACTAACACGGCACGACTTGCTCGAAATGAAGAGACTGAGAGATTTCTAAAAATCGAACCAGCTCTTTCCGTATCCGTAATAGAAGAAGGCTCAAGGATTTTTTTGCCCAGCTCTGACTTTCGCATTTCTTCTCGATTACAGTTGATAATATTAGTCACTCTGCCAGGAGCCATAAATCCTCGTGCTTTTATTAGCATGTACTTATAATCGCCGTTCCCTTGATCTTTCAGCGCCTTTCTTGCATCAGATGTTAACGTGATGATGTCTCGAACTAACTGTATTGATGTCTCATTCAGAATGATTTTTTGCTCCGCTAACAAGGCCCCTCTGCGAAACTTATAGCTAGTTGCAATGTATGAAGCGCCGCTCTGTACAAAGCCATACTCTTTGTCGTTGTCATTGTAGAGCCGCCAGTTTTCCAGCCAGCTTTGTGTGATCTCTGAATGCTCGTTAATCAGCAGGTAGAAAAAAGGATACAACGTATACGGTGCAATGATAGCGTATTCGGTGATAAAATCCTTATCGGTCTTCAGGTAACCGGCGACATCATTTGTCTTTCTGTATTTTATTGCCTCGTAAGTTGCGCACTGATTCTCTGGCAAGCGCATATCAACGAAGCCAGGATGCCCAGGATATGTCCCTTTTGCATCACCAAGCTTTACCTTGCCGACTTTAGCAAGGTTTTTACGTTTATGAAATCTGGCCATTGTTTCTCTTCTAAGCTCTTGGCAAGCTGAAACAACATGGGAGAAATCATTATCAATGCTTTCCAGCAGTGCTTCAATTGCTTGATCATCAGAGTAAGAAATAGGGATGTGGGTAATCAGCTTATTGTTGAAAGCGTTTCCTTGCTCATCAACCGCTTTATTAGTATTCGCATGCGTTGAGCTGGTCTTAAATAGTGGAGCAAACAACTCATAGCTTGGTTCCGACCAGATACCGGGTTTGATAAACAACTCTTTTATCAGCTTAACTTTTCGATCTTTCCATTGTTCGTAAAAGCTGACCATACTTCTATTAGACGCTTTAACTGATAGTTTTTGTGCAGCAAAAAGATGCTCTACAAACCTATTTATTTTGGTGAACGATCCGGCATCTTCAAAGTCTTCTCTGGTAAGGCAGAAGTCAAGAATAGTTTCTGACAGTCGAGCAAAACCATCTGCATGAGCTCGGACTGTTTTGGTACTGTATTTTAGGCTATGGGTAAGGACGGCATCATATAGCTGATCAGTTAACTCTTCACCGTATCGCAGATAGAAGTCATGCAGTGGCCATGCTACTTCTTCGCCTGATTTCGTTTTTGCTTTCCAGCCTTCGTAGAGCTTGTATGCTTTTGTATCTTTCTCCAATGCAGCATATTCCTTACGGCAATAAGAAATATCCTCTGTTTCATAAGTTGTTTTCGTGGCAGGAAACTCAGGCATAACAAGACCATTGACTTCACAGATGCCTTTAAGTGCGGCACGGAGCTTGTATACCATTTTATTGCTGGTAATAGGGGTGTACTTCATCTCATGGTAAATGAAGCCTGCAAAGCATCTGACAATGTGTGTCTGATCTTGGTTGAACGATAAATAGCTCAGCGTTTGACCGGTGCAGTGCAGAAACACAGAGAATAGCTTGATTGCCAATGTTGTATCTTCTTGCTGGCGTGCACTCAGCCCTTTGATGTGTTGCTCAAGCATCCCTTGCAAGCTCTTATCAAGCACTGGCGGTGTAGGAAGGTACTTTAAACCATTGGTATGGATCATTCGACATTCCTGTTGGTTTCTTTGTTGCCGAACAGTATGAGGATATTTTGACAATTATCAAATTAAATTTGTCAAGGATTAATAGCTATATACTGCTATCAAATAAGGTGTGATACTTATTTCGGGCAATTTTGACAAAAAGATGAATTAGGAAAACACTACTCCCATATGGCCTTCATCTACGGTATAAAATGAGCTGGACACAGCCAAAATGACAACGGCTCCAACAGCAATCTTAATAGCGCTTCCTGCCGATAATTTATTCATTATTTCTACTCCTTTCTTATTTTAAGATCAGAGCACTTTATCAATAAAAAACAAATACACAACAATAAAAAACAAAGAAGACTCGTTATTGTAAATGTCGTTTAAGTATCACTTACCTTTTCTCTTATAACGCTTCAACATTGTCTCATTACCTTTTATCCCCCCCTGATGTAAATAGATTATGGCTTCGCTATCAAATGAACTAATGTGCTGTTGAAGCGTAATTAAACCCACAGGGTCGTATAGTAATTCAAATTCAATACCCGAAGAACTTGCCATTTGCCACATTTCATAACACTCAGAATATAGCTTGCCAAAGTGGTACTTTTTATCAGGGCTGACGATTAGGGGAAAAGCGCTATCTTCTGTAGCTAACATTTGAAACTGCTTTTGTAAGTATGCAGCATCACCAACTACAGGGCATGTTACAACCTGAATACTTGCAGTGCATTGGTCAAAATATTCATTTAAATAAAATGCTGTTGTACCCGTTCCTGAAGGCAGAAATATTGTGGCAGACTCTATTTTATTTGCAGCACACCAAACCTCTATTTCTTGAGCTAATATATGCACGCCAAAACGAGCAAATTCACAGCGCCCACCTTCAGGCACCAATAACATTGAGGTTTCAGCTTCACATTCTTGCTCTAACCATAATTGCTTTTCATCAGCAGATAATTTCAAATCTGAAGGAAATTCTATAATCTGTGCCCCTTTTTCAAGCGCGCCAGCATAATTGCCTACTGGGTTTTCTTTTAAATGAGCGGGAATACGATCAACATAAAATTTGAATTGCCAGTTTTTTAACTCAGCCAAACACGCTAGTGACCATAAAGAGTTTGCTTGGCATGAGCCATAACCCACCAGCGTTTTAACTTGAGGAAACTCATTAGCGAGAAAGTAATGAAACTTGCGGGCTTTATTGCCACTAAATTCCTGATGGAGTAAATCGTCACGCTTGATGAACAATTTACGTTCAAATAAGTCAATGGCAGTAATAGGGCTTTGGGTTAATTTCATCAATGTTTAGTTATTATGACTAACTGAGCAAAGCTATATTCTACCTCAAACCCTCTATTAAGCGTAAAATTAGGTACTTATCATCTTGGCACATTAACTGCTTTACCTAATTTAGAAATATTTTAAAAAGGTAAATAGCTCCTATGTCTGTATTACGATTAATCTTTAACATTGCTTGGTTCGTTATGGGTGGTTTTTTAATGGGCTTAGCATGGTGGTTAGCTGGACTGATTTGTTTTATAAGTATTATCGGAATTCCTTTTGGTCGTGCCTGTTTTGTCATTGGTGAAATGGCTTTTTGGCCTTTTGGAAATGAGCAAACTAATCGTCGTAACGTAAAAGGCTTTGAAGATATTGGTACAGGAGTGCTTGGCACAATTGGTAATGTTATTTGGTTCTTATGCTTTGGTATTTGGCTGGCTATTGGTCACTTAACTCACGCCCTAGCCTGCTTTATCACCATTATTGGTATACCTTTTGGTATCGCCCATTTAAAGCTAGCGCTTCTGACATTAGCTCCCATCGGGCAAACGGTTGTCCCAAAGCGCGTTTAATTATTAGGGCATTTCCAATTAAATTTCAATATGCCGTTTCAGCCGAAAAATTGTAAGTTCGATTTTTTCATCATTATTTATCTTACAGCGCGCTCCATTTAGCTCGACCACTCTGGTTAATGGCTGAGCGATGCCATAGGCAGCGACGTAAAACAAACACATGGGCGTGGGAGACTCATGCTGCTGACCATCTTGAGGTTGATACACCATTGAGAACAACATGCCAGTATCGAAGTTTTCATTTTTTCCTAGCTGATGACCTACACTGAGCCCTTGAGTTGGATCAATGATCACACCTGTTACTTGTTGCTGTTTCTGACTGACATCGTACCGGGCTCAATTTGATTAATCGGAGTACATTGATCATCAAGATTCACAACATTGGCAATTTCATTTAAATGCTCCACTTGAACTAACCAATTACCTTTTTTAGTTGTGAACTTCATCTCATTGTGAACTCCACAGGGCAGATCTTTAGCAAAACAATTGAATGACAAAAGTGCCGGTAATATAGTTAACCAGACAAAACGTTTCATGTATTTTCTCCCTACAATGAGGGGGCTATTCATTACTGTAAAAAATATCTCAGCAGACAAAAAGCCCCTAGCACAAATAGAAATTATTCTTATTTATGTTAGTTAGAGAGAACTGAATTAAAACTGTATCGATTGAAGAAATCAATGAGAGTCTTTCAATACAACTTGCATTGGAGGTACTATCGTAGTTGGGTCAAGGCGCATTTGATACCAATTAATTCGCCAGTCTAAATGTGGCCCCGTTGAACGCCCTGTCGAGCCAATTTCTCCGATTTTTTGACCTTGTTTTACCGATTGCCCTTTAACCACATCTAACTTACTCAAATGAAGCATGCTAGAGCTTACGCCATAGCCATGGTCAATAATAATGGTTCCACCTGAATAAAACATATCAGGTACAGCTAAGGTGATAATGCCATTAGCAGGTGCAACAACTGGTGTGCCAGTAGGCTTAGCGACATCTACACCATAGTGTGGGCGGCTGGGCACGCCATTGTAAACTCGTTGGCTGCCATACACGCCTGAAATAGGCCCTTTCGCAGGCCAGATAAATCGAGTGAATATGCCATCTAAGTCTGAATCTGTATTTCTGGCTGCTCGTACTTGTTGACTGTCTTTTTTAGAGCGAGCAACGGCTTTAGGCTCAGGCTTCATGATTTTCTTAGCAATACCGTTCACTCGTTGAATACGATATTTTTTCTTCGTTAAAACCACTTCTCGATTTATCTCAGTTCCGTCTACCAAAATTGCTTTTAGGTTATTCGTTAATTCAGCTTCACGTCCAAACCCAACCACAAACTTCCCTGAGTCAGTAGCTCGTACAGACTTCCCATTAAGAAATAACTGAGCACCCACGGGTGCTTGACCTTTCAATAAAGTGCCTTGTTCGAATTTACCAAATAGCTTGATATTATCTGCGGCAAATGTCAGAGATGATAAAAATAGAAAAGGAAAAGGAAAAAATAAAAGATAAGAAAGAGTCTGCTTTTTCATGGCATTAACCATAATTGTTAACGAATAACAATATTAAGTCAGACTCTTTTTATGGAAGCAAGGAAAATTAGTATTTCGCAATAGCGCCTTTGCCAACACCTTCGTAGGCTTTAACTAATACTTTGGTATTTGGCGACTCATTAGCTACATATTGAGCAACGAAATCAGCCAAAAGTTCTACAGTTGTATCGTGGGGAATGATGTCACAGACTTCTTTTGAAATCGCTAACTGAAACTCACCTTGAGGAGCTTGATATTTAAAACCAAAGTGACTTTGATCAGATATGTCTTTGCTATTAACATCTAAATCTGCAAGCTTAACGATATCTTCTTCCGTGCCTAAATAAATATCTTGCCAACGCTGTGCCCAATATTCATTCCATTGTTGTGATTCTTCACCATCAATAAATACTGAAATTGGACTGCGATGACCATGAGCAATACGCTGACAATTTCCATCGTGTTTTTTCAGACCATGACTGTAATGATAATAAGGGCGATTTAACTCTTCAGCACGTAAAGTAAGCTCGATATTGAGTACATTATCTGGTAGCACTTTTTTCAGTTCGTTATTTAAAAATTGAATGGTTGAGTCGTGATCAATCACATCTGAATCAATGAAAGAAAATGCTTGTTCAGGACAACGTAAATGAATACTGCCTTTGGCAGAGTTAAAATCAACTCGAACCATTTCATCTTCTACATCTTGATAAGAACTAGCCGATGATAGCATTGGCACTGCAAGGCGATGATCCAATACGTCATCAATAGTGCGCTTAATAGTTTTCTTTACCTTGGCAAAGTCTAAGACCATGTTTTGCTCATCAAGCCCACCATCAAGCACAACATCGACAATCCAACTTTCACCAACCATACCGCGCTCGGCACACAAATATGAAAAATCAATGACAGTTAAGTCATTTACAAACAATAACATCAAAACTCCTCGGCAGATAAACAGTCCACCATCTATCCTTTCGGATTAGCCCCACCGGCGAAAGCCAATAGGCTATATAACTTTAAAGAACCGAGTATTTTACTCAAGTTTTATCTTGGTGGCGAGTGAAGAATTTTAAACATCAAATACTGTGATTTGGCGCACATAATTCACTGAAATGTTGTATGATATTGTGCATATTAGCCCATCAATAAGGTGCCCTATGAAAACGCTTATCTGTAATGCTCAACTGGTCAATGAAGGTAAAATATCCACTCAAGATGTTTTAATTGAAAATGGTCGCATTAGCCGTATCGATCGCCAAATTACGGCTCCAACTGATGCTAAAGTCGTTGATGCTAATGGCAATCACTTA is a window encoding:
- a CDS encoding 1-aminocyclopropane-1-carboxylate deaminase/D-cysteine desulfhydrase → MKLTQSPITAIDLFERKLFIKRDDLLHQEFSGNKARKFHYFLANEFPQVKTLVGYGSCQANSLWSLACLAELKNWQFKFYVDRIPAHLKENPVGNYAGALEKGAQIIEFPSDLKLSADEKQLWLEQECEAETSMLLVPEGGRCEFARFGVHILAQEIEVWCAANKIESATIFLPSGTGTTAFYLNEYFDQCTASIQVVTCPVVGDAAYLQKQFQMLATEDSAFPLIVSPDKKYHFGKLYSECYEMWQMASSSGIEFELLYDPVGLITLQQHISSFDSEAIIYLHQGGIKGNETMLKRYKRKGK
- a CDS encoding 6-carboxytetrahydropterin synthase encodes the protein MLLFVNDLTVIDFSYLCAERGMVGESWIVDVVLDGGLDEQNMVLDFAKVKKTIKRTIDDVLDHRLAVPMLSSASSYQDVEDEMVRVDFNSAKGSIHLRCPEQAFSFIDSDVIDHDSTIQFLNNELKKVLPDNVLNIELTLRAEELNRPYYHYSHGLKKHDGNCQRIAHGHRSPISVFIDGEESQQWNEYWAQRWQDIYLGTEEDIVKLADLDVNSKDISDQSHFGFKYQAPQGEFQLAISKEVCDIIPHDTTVELLADFVAQYVANESPNTKVLVKAYEGVGKGAIAKY
- a CDS encoding YccF domain-containing protein: MSVLRLIFNIAWFVMGGFLMGLAWWLAGLICFISIIGIPFGRACFVIGEMAFWPFGNEQTNRRNVKGFEDIGTGVLGTIGNVIWFLCFGIWLAIGHLTHALACFITIIGIPFGIAHLKLALLTLAPIGQTVVPKRV
- a CDS encoding M23 family metallopeptidase — protein: MKKQTLSYLLFFPFPFLFLSSLTFAADNIKLFGKFEQGTLLKGQAPVGAQLFLNGKSVRATDSGKFVVGFGREAELTNNLKAILVDGTEINREVVLTKKKYRIQRVNGIAKKIMKPEPKAVARSKKDSQQVRAARNTDSDLDGIFTRFIWPAKGPISGVYGSQRVYNGVPSRPHYGVDVAKPTGTPVVAPANGIITLAVPDMFYSGGTIIIDHGYGVSSSMLHLSKLDVVKGQSVKQGQKIGEIGSTGRSTGPHLDWRINWYQMRLDPTTIVPPMQVVLKDSH